From a region of the Carbonactinospora thermoautotrophica genome:
- the yczR gene encoding MocR-like transcription factor YczR, with protein sequence MADRVISGRHLARLLGSWRTGAPAYIALADAIRLLVLDGRLPLRTRLPGERELAEALDLSRTTVTAAYARLRDEGYVRSRRASGSWTSLPAGAAPPATVPLTPGGDVLDLAAAAPLAPLGGFGAAVTAAVAELPRYQCHHGHELLGLPPLREALAARYTARGLPTEPDQIMVTNGGMSALALLFRLLLGPGDRVLVEHPTYANALVAITRASGRPVPVGLTEDGWDLDMFEATLRQAAPRLAYLIADFQNPTGHLMPEATRAAVAELAARTRTPLVVDETLAELLLDPGPMPPPVAAYHPSVITIGSASKSYWGGLRLGWIRAPRDLIDRLAGVRPSLDLGSPILEQLICTELTRHGDAALRDRRAQLAAQRDTLVAAVRDLLPEWRFTVPRGGLSLWIDLGAPVSTALAVAAERYGLRLAAGPLFGMDGAFARYLRLPYTLPEETLAEATERLATAYRSVAACHVPSAPVALA encoded by the coding sequence ATGGCTGATCGCGTGATCAGCGGCCGGCACCTCGCCCGGCTGCTCGGTTCCTGGCGTACCGGCGCGCCCGCGTACATCGCGCTCGCCGACGCCATCCGCCTGCTCGTCCTGGACGGGCGGCTCCCGCTGCGCACCCGCCTGCCCGGCGAACGCGAACTGGCCGAGGCGCTCGACCTGAGCCGGACCACGGTCACCGCCGCGTACGCGCGGCTGCGGGACGAGGGGTACGTGCGCAGCCGCCGCGCCTCCGGCAGCTGGACCAGCCTGCCCGCCGGCGCCGCCCCGCCCGCCACCGTGCCGCTCACCCCGGGCGGCGACGTCCTCGACCTGGCCGCCGCCGCGCCGCTCGCCCCGCTGGGCGGCTTCGGGGCCGCCGTCACCGCCGCCGTCGCCGAGCTGCCCCGCTACCAGTGCCACCACGGGCACGAGCTGCTCGGGTTGCCGCCGCTACGCGAAGCCCTCGCCGCCCGGTACACCGCCCGCGGCCTGCCCACCGAACCCGACCAGATCATGGTCACCAACGGGGGCATGAGCGCGCTCGCCCTGCTGTTCCGGCTGCTCCTCGGCCCCGGGGACCGCGTCCTGGTCGAGCACCCCACCTACGCCAACGCCCTCGTCGCCATCACCCGGGCCAGCGGCCGGCCGGTGCCCGTCGGCCTCACCGAGGACGGCTGGGACCTGGACATGTTCGAGGCCACGCTGCGCCAGGCCGCCCCCCGGCTGGCGTACCTCATCGCGGACTTCCAGAACCCGACCGGCCACCTGATGCCGGAGGCGACCCGGGCCGCGGTCGCCGAGCTGGCCGCCCGCACCCGCACCCCCCTGGTCGTCGACGAGACCCTGGCCGAACTGCTGCTGGACCCCGGGCCGATGCCGCCGCCGGTGGCCGCGTACCACCCGTCCGTCATCACGATCGGCTCGGCCTCCAAGTCGTACTGGGGTGGCCTGCGGCTCGGCTGGATCCGCGCGCCGCGCGACCTGATCGACCGGCTGGCCGGGGTGCGCCCGTCGCTCGACCTCGGCAGCCCGATCCTGGAACAGCTCATCTGCACGGAGCTGACCCGGCACGGCGACGCCGCGCTGCGGGACCGCCGCGCCCAGCTCGCGGCCCAGCGGGACACGCTCGTCGCGGCGGTGCGCGACCTGCTCCCCGAGTGGCGGTTCACCGTGCCGCGCGGGGGCCTGAGCCTGTGGATCGACCTCGGCGCGCCGGTGAGCACGGCGCTGGCGGTCGCCGCCGAGCGGTACGGGCTGCGGCTGGCCGCCGGGCCGCTGTTCGGCATGGACGGGGCTTTCGCCCGGTACCTGCGCCTGCCGTACACGCTGCCGGAGGAAACCCTGGCCGAGGCCACCGAACGGTTGGCCACCGCGTACCGCTCCGTGGCCGCCTGCCACGTCCCCTCCGCGCCGGTCGCGCTGGCCTAG
- a CDS encoding ATP-binding protein: protein MRVRPEGVAPPGWLGPSARGGDGAALAPAPCAAWPDDGPHGVLRRRVVLVADRPEQPMSRAAKHLVWATLADWRLLHLAGDAALCAAELVSNVQEHATLAVDTHSQPGLRTAEVILSCLPGWLLHVEVRDGDPRLPVPGPPLVWDGPAVLERLRERGRGLRIVEALTDQLAWRPLPGGGKTVWCAWRLNAAGPAGGQGQG, encoded by the coding sequence ATGCGTGTGCGACCTGAAGGCGTGGCGCCGCCCGGGTGGTTAGGGCCGAGCGCGCGGGGCGGGGACGGGGCCGCGCTGGCTCCCGCCCCGTGCGCGGCATGGCCGGACGACGGGCCACACGGCGTGTTGCGGCGACGGGTGGTGCTGGTGGCCGACCGCCCCGAGCAGCCGATGAGCCGGGCGGCCAAACACCTGGTATGGGCCACCCTGGCCGACTGGCGACTACTCCACCTGGCAGGCGATGCGGCGCTGTGCGCGGCCGAACTGGTCAGCAACGTGCAAGAACACGCCACCCTGGCGGTGGACACGCACAGCCAACCAGGCCTGCGCACCGCCGAAGTGATCCTGTCCTGCCTGCCCGGCTGGCTGCTGCACGTAGAAGTACGCGACGGCGACCCCCGGCTGCCGGTGCCCGGCCCTCCCCTCGTCTGGGACGGGCCGGCGGTGCTGGAGCGGCTCAGGGAACGGGGTCGGGGCCTGCGCATCGTCGAAGCACTCACCGACCAGCTCGCCTGGCGGCCGTTGCCCGGCGGCGGCAAGACCGTGTGGTGCGCCTGGCGGCTGAACGCGGCAGGCCCGGCAGGAGGTCAAGGCCAGGGATGA
- a CDS encoding colicin E3/pyocin S6 family cytotoxin, whose translation MARLPAAVLISVLVVVAAQPQGCEGSDSLGGRGCVTKHELRRAAVVLDDEPPAEARPKPKPKPKKERVKPDCTKANAKFWKSLRPWRDKYKTDGKQIYYWDYTHNDLEVYSLKTGKHLGSAHPDTGEMIKGPVKGRRLEEK comes from the coding sequence ATGGCGCGATTACCGGCAGCGGTACTGATCAGCGTGCTCGTGGTGGTCGCGGCGCAACCGCAAGGATGTGAGGGGTCGGACAGCTTAGGCGGCCGGGGGTGCGTCACCAAGCACGAGCTCCGGCGGGCGGCGGTGGTCCTCGACGACGAGCCCCCAGCCGAAGCGCGACCCAAGCCGAAACCCAAACCGAAGAAGGAGCGGGTCAAGCCCGACTGCACGAAGGCCAACGCCAAGTTCTGGAAGAGCCTGCGGCCGTGGCGGGACAAGTACAAGACCGACGGCAAGCAGATCTACTACTGGGATTACACGCACAACGACCTTGAGGTCTACAGCCTGAAGACTGGGAAGCACCTCGGCAGCGCGCACCCGGACACGGGCGAGATGATCAAAGGGCCGGTGAAGGGCAGGAGGCTGGAGGAGAAGTGA
- a CDS encoding helix-turn-helix domain-containing protein, translating into MGCRSRYSALPCPYPGSFDRLKGGTPVMSHDQDYQPARSFPIPDRLLHSADFQAACAARDWSRIFSLINRRAGGASHAVIAAATGLSTSRVSDIIHGRRGLRGHHVIERVADGLRIPGHMLGINPRPWESPPPEPQRRVVTGVVLPKSGHSEVHDAEADIGLAYQPTLTATLTTVDELGRGDVKRRDLIVRAPFALAALAAPSRDWLVASLEEATGGGSARNGMAQVEAMRKMFAIFQEMDVIQGGGDTARRAVAQYLTGHVLPLIREDHPEEVHKALCEVAAEQTYLAGWMAYDSGQHGLAERYLIQSLRLAQESGNRVLGSHVLAGMSDQATQLGYPDEGLKLARAGRHGLQGLVAPAALTDLYVLEARALARMGRRDECAATLLRAEQTFDLIKPDEEPEWARFIDEAYVMGEIANSLRDLGDARGAEQYALQSVSASRRQGRARRGALSQTVVAVAHTQRGDLEAAVSAAYEALEMASRVPSSGATRCVAALDDLRARLVPHQRNATVRELMDRMHETVTV; encoded by the coding sequence ATGGGGTGTAGGAGTCGCTACAGCGCGTTACCCTGCCCGTACCCTGGCTCGTTCGACCGGCTAAAAGGGGGCACGCCCGTCATGAGCCACGACCAGGATTACCAGCCGGCCCGTTCGTTCCCCATCCCCGACCGGCTGTTACACAGCGCCGACTTCCAAGCCGCATGCGCCGCCCGCGACTGGTCACGGATCTTCAGCCTGATCAACCGGCGCGCGGGCGGGGCGAGTCACGCCGTCATCGCCGCGGCCACCGGGCTGAGCACCAGCCGCGTCAGCGACATCATCCACGGCCGGCGAGGACTGCGCGGACACCACGTCATCGAACGGGTAGCCGACGGACTGCGCATCCCCGGACACATGCTCGGCATCAATCCTCGCCCCTGGGAGAGTCCGCCGCCTGAGCCGCAACGTCGCGTGGTCACCGGTGTCGTGTTGCCGAAGTCGGGTCACAGCGAGGTACACGACGCTGAAGCGGATATCGGCCTTGCCTATCAGCCAACGCTCACAGCTACCCTGACCACGGTGGACGAGCTAGGGAGGGGTGACGTGAAGCGTCGAGACCTGATCGTCCGCGCCCCGTTCGCTTTGGCCGCACTGGCAGCGCCTAGCCGGGACTGGCTGGTGGCCAGCCTGGAAGAAGCTACGGGCGGAGGCTCGGCGCGGAACGGCATGGCTCAGGTGGAAGCCATGCGGAAGATGTTCGCGATCTTCCAAGAGATGGACGTGATCCAGGGTGGGGGAGACACAGCCCGACGCGCTGTCGCGCAGTATCTCACCGGGCACGTCCTGCCCCTGATCCGCGAAGACCATCCCGAGGAGGTCCACAAAGCCCTGTGCGAGGTCGCTGCCGAGCAGACCTATCTCGCGGGTTGGATGGCGTACGACAGCGGACAGCATGGGCTGGCGGAGCGGTACCTGATCCAGTCCCTACGGCTGGCCCAGGAATCGGGAAACCGCGTGCTCGGCTCGCACGTCTTGGCCGGGATGAGCGACCAGGCCACCCAGCTCGGGTACCCGGACGAAGGACTGAAGCTCGCCCGTGCCGGCCGTCACGGACTCCAGGGACTAGTGGCACCGGCCGCGCTCACTGACCTGTACGTGTTGGAAGCGCGGGCACTGGCGCGCATGGGACGGCGCGACGAGTGCGCCGCCACCCTGCTTCGTGCCGAACAGACGTTCGACCTCATCAAGCCCGACGAGGAACCCGAATGGGCACGCTTCATCGACGAGGCGTACGTCATGGGTGAGATCGCGAACAGCCTCCGCGACCTAGGGGACGCGCGGGGCGCGGAACAGTACGCCCTGCAGTCCGTCTCGGCCAGCCGCCGGCAGGGACGCGCTCGCCGGGGTGCCTTGAGCCAGACCGTTGTGGCCGTCGCCCACACCCAGCGAGGCGACCTGGAGGCGGCCGTCAGCGCAGCCTATGAAGCGCTGGAGATGGCGTCTAGGGTCCCCTCGTCAGGTGCTACCCGATGCGTTGCCGCCCTTGACGACCTGCGCGCCCGGCTCGTACCGCACCAGCGGAACGCCACCGTTCGTGAACTGATGGACCGGATGCATGAGACGGTCACGGTCTGA
- a CDS encoding ATP-binding protein, whose product MRVRPEGMPLPGWLGPGARGGDGAALAPAPCAAWPDDGPHGVLRRRVVLVADRPEQPMSRAAKHLVWATLADWRLLHLAPDAALCAAELVSNVQEHATLAVDTHSRPGLRTAEVVLSCLPGRLLHVEVRDGDPRLPVLGPPLVWDRPAVLERLRERGRGLRIVEALTDQLAWRPLPGGGKTVSCAWRLNGFAGVAG is encoded by the coding sequence ATGCGTGTGCGACCTGAAGGTATGCCGCTGCCCGGGTGGTTGGGGCCGGGCGCACGGGGCGGGGACGGGGCCGCGCTGGCTCCCGCCCCGTGCGCGGCATGGCCGGACGACGGGCCACACGGCGTGTTGCGGCGACGGGTGGTGCTGGTGGCCGACCGCCCCGAGCAGCCGATGAGCCGGGCGGCCAAACACCTGGTATGGGCCACCCTGGCCGACTGGCGACTACTCCACCTGGCGCCGGATGCGGCGCTGTGCGCGGCCGAACTGGTCAGCAACGTGCAAGAACACGCCACCCTGGCGGTGGACACGCACAGCCGGCCGGGCCTGCGCACCGCGGAGGTGGTGCTGTCCTGCCTGCCTGGGCGGCTGCTGCACGTAGAAGTACGAGACGGCGACCCCCGGCTGCCGGTGCTCGGCCCTCCCCTCGTCTGGGACAGGCCGGCGGTGCTGGAGCGGCTCAGGGAACGGGGCCGGGGCCTGCGCATCGTCGAAGCCCTCACCGACCAGCTCGCCTGGCGGCCGTTGCCCGGCGGCGGCAAGACCGTGTCGTGCGCCTGGCGGCTGAACGGCTTCGCGGGGGTTGCGGGGTGA
- a CDS encoding helix-turn-helix domain-containing protein — MVVPFEPDGPARRGWRLDDDPAHSTADEATEDVSALGLPAEVVGLNEMDATLTIRTTGPDGTDEELVLSVLAAQRLINRCEDEITQRARLVNQLRAGLRALAGPAVPGLMPGFAWARPAGPPHRTAADGALPATPGQGDNTGPNHTLRRLRQQRNLSQAELAEEIRDTAQRMGLHLACDEKRIGRWERGEVRWPSPVYRRVLRAVFGVRDVAELGFRPPSGLTEQAAVPDG, encoded by the coding sequence ATGGTGGTGCCGTTCGAGCCGGACGGGCCTGCCAGGCGGGGCTGGCGGCTGGACGATGACCCGGCGCACAGCACGGCGGACGAGGCCACCGAGGACGTGTCCGCGCTCGGGCTGCCCGCCGAGGTGGTCGGGCTGAACGAGATGGACGCGACGCTGACGATACGCACGACCGGACCGGACGGGACGGATGAAGAGCTGGTGCTCTCGGTCCTGGCCGCACAGCGGTTGATCAACCGGTGTGAGGACGAGATCACCCAGCGGGCGCGGCTGGTCAACCAACTTCGCGCGGGGCTGCGCGCACTGGCCGGGCCTGCCGTCCCCGGCTTGATGCCGGGCTTCGCGTGGGCGCGGCCTGCGGGTCCGCCGCACCGGACGGCGGCTGATGGGGCGCTCCCCGCGACTCCCGGGCAGGGAGACAACACCGGGCCGAATCACACGCTGCGCCGGCTGCGTCAGCAGCGCAACCTCTCCCAGGCGGAGTTGGCCGAGGAGATCCGCGACACCGCCCAGCGCATGGGCCTGCACCTGGCCTGTGACGAGAAGCGGATCGGCCGGTGGGAGCGGGGCGAGGTGCGCTGGCCGTCCCCGGTCTACCGGAGGGTGCTGCGCGCGGTGTTCGGCGTACGGGATGTGGCCGAGCTGGGCTTTCGCCCCCCGTCAGGGCTGACAGAGCAGGCGGCCGTGCCGGACGGATGA
- the msrA gene encoding peptide-methionine (S)-S-oxide reductase MsrA, with the protein MLFGRFKTRMPAPEEALPGRPERPYHVPDRHAVLGNPLEGPYPEGLEVAVFGLGCFWGAERRFWQVPGVWTTAAGYAGGYTPNPTYEEVCTGLTGHAEVVQVVFDPARVSYRDLLRVFWESHDPTQGYRQGNDVGTQYRSAIYYTSDAQRAAAEQSRAAYQRVLRDHGYDEITTEIAPAGPVYLAEDYHQQYLHKVPDGYCGLSGTGVSCPVGVAKADDA; encoded by the coding sequence ATGCTGTTCGGACGGTTCAAGACCCGGATGCCCGCTCCGGAGGAGGCGCTGCCCGGCCGCCCCGAGCGCCCGTACCACGTCCCCGACCGGCACGCCGTGCTGGGCAACCCGCTGGAGGGCCCCTACCCCGAGGGCCTGGAGGTCGCCGTGTTCGGCCTCGGCTGCTTCTGGGGCGCCGAACGCCGCTTCTGGCAGGTGCCCGGCGTGTGGACGACCGCCGCCGGGTACGCCGGCGGCTACACGCCCAACCCCACGTACGAGGAAGTCTGCACCGGCCTGACCGGCCACGCCGAGGTGGTGCAGGTCGTCTTCGACCCGGCCCGGGTCTCCTACCGCGACCTGCTCCGGGTCTTCTGGGAGTCCCACGACCCCACCCAGGGGTACCGGCAGGGCAACGACGTCGGCACCCAGTACCGCTCGGCCATCTACTACACCTCCGACGCCCAGCGCGCCGCGGCCGAGCAGTCCCGCGCCGCCTACCAGCGGGTCCTGCGCGACCACGGGTACGACGAGATCACCACCGAGATCGCCCCCGCCGGCCCGGTCTACCTGGCCGAGGACTACCACCAGCAGTACCTGCACAAGGTCCCCGACGGCTACTGCGGGCTGAGCGGGACGGGGGTGAGCTGCCCGGTGGGGGTGGCGAAGGCTGACGACGCCTGA
- a CDS encoding DUF6980 family protein: MAYAIGADDLPVSYSPRLREWGIQYRDGVSINMIEYCPWCGKKLPKDLRDEWVERAEKLGLSLWDVEDHPEKFPPEMLDDRWWKEAGL; this comes from the coding sequence ATGGCGTACGCCATCGGAGCTGATGACCTTCCCGTCTCCTACAGTCCGAGGCTACGCGAGTGGGGCATCCAATATCGGGATGGTGTCTCAATCAACATGATCGAGTACTGCCCCTGGTGCGGGAAAAAGCTCCCGAAAGACCTCCGCGACGAATGGGTCGAACGGGCCGAGAAGCTGGGCCTCAGCTTGTGGGACGTGGAAGACCATCCGGAGAAGTTCCCCCCGGAGATGCTTGATGACCGCTGGTGGAAGGAAGCCGGGCTGTAG